The Oxobacter pfennigii genome has a segment encoding these proteins:
- a CDS encoding magnesium transporter CorA family protein, with product MKVIEINNEINHIKAEEINLSGECMYWVIANPEELKDCNDIFKFHSLTIYECFDSKQNARLEFFDSYDFLVMNIVQYTGKTVISKELDIFIGKNYIVTVTKEELEILEKLEDELINFRQNVIFNSDRSIVKILYYILDKIIFNDYEIISAIENEADNIEIKILKNPDKRYLNDLIHLRKQVHRLRGYISPLRYVGDNLVCNDNEIIGGEYQNYFLQINNRIEKLVSSLDSLVQYLVLVREAFEAEISNKTNELMKVFTIITAIFLPLSLITGIFGMDFNNIKMLKHDVASQGTVVSMIVISIMLFVIFKKKKWL from the coding sequence ATGAAGGTCATTGAAATCAACAATGAGATAAATCACATAAAGGCTGAAGAAATAAACCTTTCCGGGGAATGCATGTACTGGGTTATCGCAAACCCGGAGGAATTAAAAGACTGCAATGATATTTTCAAATTTCATTCCCTGACCATCTATGAGTGCTTTGATTCCAAGCAAAATGCCCGCCTGGAGTTCTTCGACAGCTATGATTTTCTGGTCATGAACATAGTGCAGTATACGGGAAAAACGGTGATTTCCAAAGAATTGGACATATTCATAGGCAAAAACTATATCGTTACCGTTACAAAAGAGGAATTGGAGATATTGGAGAAGCTGGAGGATGAATTAATTAATTTCAGGCAAAATGTTATTTTCAACAGCGACAGGTCTATAGTGAAAATATTGTATTACATACTCGATAAGATTATTTTTAATGACTATGAAATTATTTCCGCTATTGAAAACGAAGCGGATAATATTGAAATCAAAATACTTAAGAATCCAGATAAAAGATATTTAAATGACTTGATCCATTTAAGGAAACAGGTTCACAGGCTTAGAGGATATATATCTCCCCTAAGATACGTAGGCGATAACCTTGTATGCAATGATAATGAAATAATAGGAGGGGAATATCAAAATTATTTCCTTCAGATAAATAACAGAATTGAAAAGCTGGTTTCTTCACTGGATAGCCTGGTTCAATATCTTGTCCTTGTAAGAGAGGCCTTTGAAGCCGAGATATCCAATAAAACCAATGAGCTGATGAAGGTATTTACCATTATAACTGCTATTTTCCTTCCTCTATCCTTAATTACTGGAATATTCGGCATGGATTTTAACAACATCAAGATGTTAAAGCACGATGTTGCATCCCAGGGCACTGTAGTTTCTATGATAGTAATTTCCATTATGCTCTTTGTTATATTCAAAAAGAAAAAGTGGCTGTGA
- a CDS encoding glycoside hydrolase family 1 protein — MSRYIFPPGFLWGSASSAFQVEGMCTNHDFYLWYKEGRIKDNSNPDFAVLHYIKYKEDFHLLKELSHNTVRIGLEWARIEPIEGSFDILALMHYRNVLKTIKDLKMSPMVTLHHFSIPLWLFEKGGFEYKDCSQYFLRYVKKTVEFLGDLIDFYITINEPTVLAYNGYFTGEFPPGKKDYLLMQKVHNALINIHILSYNCIHRIHESKGWHKAKVSIAKHMREFTPYREKSLMDKLSQKYIDVFFNHSFLNKAMEHNSLDFIGINYYTGSLIKFPFETLSRKDLKKNSLGWDIYPQGFYNVIKITWNKYKLPIYITENGVCDFCDELREDFIREHIKAMHKAIEEGADVRGYYHWSSLDNFELTEGIKIRFGIIHIDHDSPSKTRTIKASGRLYAKIISQNGLLE; from the coding sequence ATGTCTCGATACATTTTCCCGCCGGGATTTTTATGGGGCAGTGCTTCTTCAGCCTTTCAGGTCGAGGGTATGTGTACAAATCACGATTTTTATTTATGGTACAAGGAAGGCAGGATAAAGGACAATTCCAATCCCGATTTTGCAGTACTTCATTATATTAAATACAAAGAGGATTTTCATCTCTTAAAGGAGCTTTCTCATAATACGGTGAGAATAGGTTTGGAATGGGCCCGAATTGAACCCATAGAAGGCTCCTTTGATATACTGGCCCTTATGCATTACAGAAATGTGTTAAAAACCATAAAGGATTTAAAAATGTCCCCCATGGTCACACTTCATCATTTTTCAATCCCACTGTGGCTATTTGAAAAAGGGGGCTTTGAATATAAAGACTGTTCTCAATACTTCCTTCGATATGTTAAAAAAACCGTGGAATTCTTAGGCGACCTTATTGATTTTTATATTACCATAAATGAACCTACGGTACTTGCATACAACGGCTATTTTACGGGAGAATTTCCACCGGGTAAAAAGGATTATTTGCTGATGCAAAAGGTTCACAACGCTCTTATAAATATTCATATACTTTCATATAACTGCATCCACCGCATACACGAGAGCAAGGGATGGCATAAAGCAAAGGTCAGCATTGCAAAGCATATGAGAGAGTTTACTCCCTATAGGGAAAAATCTTTAATGGATAAATTATCTCAAAAATATATAGACGTGTTTTTTAATCACAGCTTTTTGAACAAGGCCATGGAACATAATTCCCTTGATTTCATCGGCATAAATTATTATACGGGAAGCCTTATAAAATTTCCCTTTGAAACACTGAGCAGGAAAGATCTTAAAAAAAACAGTCTGGGATGGGACATTTATCCCCAAGGCTTTTATAATGTAATCAAAATAACATGGAATAAATATAAATTGCCCATTTATATCACCGAAAACGGAGTTTGTGATTTCTGTGATGAACTAAGAGAGGATTTTATAAGAGAGCATATTAAAGCTATGCATAAGGCCATAGAGGAAGGTGCGGATGTAAGAGGTTATTATCACTGGTCAAGCCTAGATAATTTCGAATTAACGGAAGGCATAAAAATCCGCTTTGGGATTATTCATATAGACCATGATTCACCAAGTAAAACAAGAACAATCAAGGCAAGCGGCAGGCTGTACGCAAAAATAATCTCTCAAAACGGATTGCTGGAATAA
- the mtnP gene encoding S-methyl-5'-thioadenosine phosphorylase: MNSKIAIIGGTGIYHGDIFSDMEDIKADTPYGIVYLKSARYKTKDILFLERHGKGHALAPHEVNYRANIWALHSLGAKRVIATAAVGAINTEFQVGSFALVDDFIDFTKGRKSTYFEETNEGIVHIDMSAPYCPDTRKYIIKAASNENIKIRNGGIYICTEGPRFETKAEIRAYAKMGADMVGMTNVPEVILAREKGLCYAAIALITNYAAGVSKTPLTHKEVIDNMNLMSGNLKKLMASLLESLPEESECTCRFAAKEQGSLQ; encoded by the coding sequence ATGAATTCAAAAATTGCAATAATAGGCGGCACCGGGATTTACCATGGTGATATTTTTTCTGATATGGAAGATATTAAAGCCGATACCCCATATGGTATAGTATACCTTAAAAGCGCTCGATATAAAACCAAAGATATATTATTTTTAGAAAGGCACGGCAAAGGTCATGCGTTAGCTCCCCACGAAGTAAATTATCGGGCAAACATATGGGCTCTTCATAGTCTTGGTGCAAAAAGGGTTATTGCAACGGCTGCCGTAGGTGCAATAAATACTGAATTCCAGGTAGGCAGCTTTGCACTTGTAGATGACTTTATAGATTTTACCAAAGGAAGAAAGTCAACTTATTTTGAGGAAACCAATGAAGGCATCGTCCATATAGATATGTCCGCCCCCTATTGTCCCGATACAAGAAAATACATAATCAAAGCTGCATCCAATGAAAATATAAAAATAAGAAACGGTGGCATTTATATTTGTACCGAAGGACCCAGGTTTGAGACAAAAGCAGAGATACGAGCCTATGCAAAAATGGGTGCTGATATGGTTGGCATGACAAATGTTCCTGAGGTAATATTGGCAAGGGAAAAAGGATTGTGCTATGCAGCCATTGCCCTCATAACCAATTATGCCGCGGGAGTATCCAAAACTCCATTAACTCACAAGGAAGTCATTGATAATATGAATCTGATGTCCGGAAATCTAAAAAAGCTGATGGCCTCACTGCTAGAATCATTGCCGGAGGAAAGTGAATGCACCTGCCGTTTTGCAGCAAAAGAACAGGGAAGTTTGCAGTAA
- a CDS encoding 5-formyltetrahydrofolate cyclo-ligase — protein sequence MKKELRSRIIKERQKISREDVLKKSLEIKNKLFNIPEFINAKRVMFFVSYKNEVDTIDMIDEAMKLGKEIIVPIVVPGEKDLLLSKLNSMNELEESSYGILEPPKKYIRPVSAEEIDFVVAPGVAFDENGFRMGYGGGYYDRLLSKISKSCKVAAIAFEMQIVPEVPTEPHDMRIGMIITEDRIISPNI from the coding sequence ATGAAAAAGGAATTGAGAAGCCGTATTATAAAGGAAAGGCAGAAAATAAGCCGGGAAGATGTATTGAAAAAGAGTTTGGAAATAAAGAATAAGTTATTTAATATACCTGAGTTCATTAATGCAAAGAGGGTTATGTTTTTTGTCAGCTATAAGAACGAAGTAGATACCATCGATATGATAGATGAAGCAATGAAGCTTGGTAAAGAGATAATTGTGCCTATTGTGGTGCCTGGAGAAAAAGACCTGCTTCTGTCTAAACTTAACTCAATGAATGAATTGGAAGAAAGCTCTTATGGAATACTGGAACCCCCAAAAAAATATATCCGTCCCGTTAGTGCAGAAGAAATTGACTTTGTGGTTGCACCCGGTGTTGCCTTTGATGAAAATGGGTTTAGAATGGGGTATGGCGGGGGATACTATGATAGATTATTAAGCAAAATAAGCAAAAGCTGCAAAGTTGCAGCCATTGCTTTTGAAATGCAGATAGTGCCTGAAGTACCAACAGAGCCCCATGATATGAGAATTGGAATGATTATTACGGAGGATAGAATTATCAGTCCCAACATTTGA
- a CDS encoding phage holin family protein, which translates to MADNNTANSQRKTGWGGLIIRFVIAAVVLMITAFFTPGYTITNFWTALLQALAIVGLDYIIQMMTGMNASPWGRGLSGFLITAAIIYLTQYIIPGVTVSMIGAVIAALIIGIIEAILPINVI; encoded by the coding sequence ATGGCAGATAATAATACAGCAAACAGCCAAAGGAAAACCGGATGGGGAGGCCTTATAATAAGGTTTGTCATAGCCGCGGTAGTATTGATGATAACTGCATTCTTTACTCCCGGATATACCATCACAAATTTCTGGACTGCATTGTTGCAGGCGCTGGCTATTGTAGGTCTGGACTATATTATACAGATGATGACAGGTATGAATGCATCACCCTGGGGAAGAGGTTTATCCGGATTTTTGATTACTGCAGCCATAATATATTTGACTCAGTATATAATACCGGGTGTTACTGTTTCCATGATAGGTGCAGTCATTGCGGCTCTTATTATAGGAATAATAGAAGCTATATTACCTATCAACGTAATTTGA
- a CDS encoding DUF4349 domain-containing protein: MKRIAHIFLVLLLAFNLAACGSGKSSNTANQSFAPSAGGADYGYSRDEEAKGKEDLETNDDYAGENQSDIADNPQDGGKKIIYTASTSIDVKDLKVSYDSAINKAREMGGYIANSSIRDNYAEITVRVPAGSLETYLEYLDTLGGENKSTTISTDDITDQYTDIQSRLKNLKAQEEQLLSILKEAKTVEDTLKVTNELYRVRGDIESYEGRIRMWDKLVDLSTITVRFSKIQEIGGEEVKISFISLDEIMRGMQNGFKSTLNFVMRFISSIIILLISIIPLLPFIAIIAWLVIKYMRKFRIEKNNIDDIKK; this comes from the coding sequence ATGAAAAGGATAGCTCATATTTTTTTAGTTTTATTGCTGGCCTTTAATCTTGCAGCCTGCGGCAGTGGTAAGTCGTCAAATACTGCCAACCAATCTTTTGCTCCTTCTGCCGGTGGAGCAGATTATGGATATAGCAGGGATGAGGAGGCAAAAGGGAAAGAAGATTTAGAAACGAATGACGATTATGCAGGGGAAAATCAAAGTGATATTGCAGATAATCCCCAGGATGGCGGTAAGAAAATAATTTATACCGCATCTACGTCAATAGATGTCAAAGACCTAAAAGTCTCATATGATTCAGCTATTAACAAAGCAAGAGAAATGGGAGGATATATAGCTAACTCCAGTATAAGAGATAATTATGCAGAAATAACCGTAAGGGTTCCGGCTGGCAGCTTAGAAACTTATCTTGAATATCTGGATACTCTCGGTGGAGAAAACAAATCCACCACAATTTCCACAGATGATATTACCGATCAATATACAGATATACAGTCCCGCCTAAAGAATTTAAAAGCCCAGGAAGAACAGCTCCTTTCAATCTTAAAAGAGGCTAAAACCGTAGAGGATACTTTAAAGGTAACAAATGAACTCTACAGGGTAAGAGGAGATATAGAGTCTTATGAAGGCAGGATAAGGATGTGGGATAAGCTCGTTGATCTAAGCACCATTACCGTCAGGTTCAGCAAAATCCAGGAAATAGGGGGGGAAGAAGTAAAGATTAGCTTTATAAGCCTTGATGAAATCATGAGAGGGATGCAAAACGGCTTTAAAAGCACGCTGAATTTCGTCATGAGGTTTATAAGCAGCATAATCATACTGTTAATAAGCATTATACCTTTGCTTCCGTTCATAGCAATAATAGCATGGCTTGTAATAAAGTATATGAGAAAGTTTAGAATTGAAAAAAATAATATCGATGATATAAAGAAATAA
- a CDS encoding argininosuccinate synthase — protein sequence MKKEKFILAYSGGLDTSVILAWLKENYNCEVIAVCIDVGQGDDYDAVTQKAFNTGASKVYIEDVKEDFVKNYIFPTLKAGAVYEGKYLLGTSFARPVIAKRLVEIAEKEGATTIAHGCTGKGNDQVRFELTIKALNPSLKVIAPWRIWDIRSREDAIDYAKERNIPIPVTKEKPYSMDKNIWHLSHEGGDLENPWNEHKTDMYQMTTPPEECPDAATYVDIYFEKGNPVAIDGTKYEPVELLEKLNDIGGKNGVGIIDMVENRLVGMKSRGVYETPGGTLLYTAHKELEYLTLDRQTMHYKELIAQKYSELVYDGMWFTPLREALDAFVDSTQTFVTGTVRLKLYKGSAKVAGSQSPYSLYSEEFATFGKDEVYSHKDSEGFINLFGLPLKIRALMMKKNEEEETKEAI from the coding sequence ATGAAGAAAGAGAAATTTATACTTGCTTATTCCGGAGGCCTTGATACATCAGTTATTCTTGCATGGCTCAAAGAGAATTACAATTGTGAAGTTATAGCAGTTTGCATAGATGTAGGACAAGGCGATGATTACGATGCCGTTACACAAAAAGCCTTCAATACCGGTGCAAGCAAAGTATATATAGAAGATGTGAAGGAAGATTTCGTTAAAAACTATATATTCCCCACTTTAAAAGCCGGGGCCGTATATGAAGGAAAATATCTTTTAGGTACCTCCTTTGCAAGGCCGGTAATTGCCAAAAGACTGGTGGAAATCGCAGAAAAAGAAGGTGCAACTACCATAGCTCACGGCTGCACAGGCAAGGGTAACGATCAGGTAAGGTTTGAACTTACAATTAAAGCATTAAATCCTTCTCTTAAAGTCATAGCTCCCTGGAGAATATGGGATATCCGTTCCCGTGAAGATGCCATTGATTATGCAAAGGAAAGGAATATACCCATTCCCGTAACCAAGGAAAAACCCTATAGTATGGATAAAAATATATGGCATTTGAGCCATGAAGGCGGAGATTTGGAAAACCCATGGAATGAACACAAAACCGATATGTATCAGATGACAACTCCTCCTGAAGAGTGCCCTGATGCTGCTACTTATGTTGATATATATTTTGAAAAAGGAAACCCTGTTGCCATAGACGGCACAAAATATGAACCCGTTGAATTGCTGGAAAAATTGAATGATATAGGCGGCAAAAACGGCGTCGGCATCATAGACATGGTTGAAAACAGGCTGGTGGGTATGAAATCCAGAGGTGTTTATGAGACTCCCGGAGGTACATTGCTTTACACCGCACATAAAGAACTTGAATATTTGACTTTGGACAGACAGACCATGCATTACAAAGAATTGATTGCACAAAAATATTCGGAGCTTGTTTACGACGGAATGTGGTTTACACCCCTTCGCGAAGCGCTGGATGCCTTCGTGGATTCCACCCAGACCTTTGTAACAGGAACAGTAAGGCTTAAATTATATAAAGGCTCTGCAAAGGTTGCAGGCTCACAATCGCCTTACTCATTATACAGCGAAGAATTTGCAACCTTCGGAAAAGATGAAGTATACAGCCACAAGGATTCGGAAGGCTTTATAAACCTTTTCGGACTTCCGCTTAAAATCAGGGCTTTAATGATGAAGAAAAATGAAGAAGAGGAGACAAAAGAAGCGATATGA
- the argH gene encoding argininosuccinate lyase, with product MKLWGGRFTKETDKLTDDFNSSISFDSRLYKYDITGSIAHAEMLGQCGIIPKSDADKIITALKEILADIEDGKIEFDVQCEDIHMNIEKILTDKIGTVGKKLHTARSRNDQVALDFKMYIKDELLNIKELLFKLEDCILKQAEKNIETVMPGFTHLQPAQPVTFAHHLMAYFEMFKRDMDRLSDCYKRTDVMPLGACALAGTTYDTDRRLVASILGFESITENSMDSVSDRDYAIEFLSSLSIIMMHLSRFCEEIILWCSNAFSFIELDDSFSTGSSIMPQKKNPDIAELIRGKTGRVYGNLVGLLTVMKGLPLSYNKDMQEDKEALFEGVDTVKACLISFTPMLETMKVKALNMQKSCSHGFLNATDAADYLVKKGIPFREAHEIIGRLVLYSIEKNKTLEELSLDEYQDISKTFAEDIYEFIDIKTCVESRKTYGGPSSVMVKEAIKRGWEYIKK from the coding sequence ATGAAGCTTTGGGGAGGACGTTTCACAAAAGAAACAGATAAACTGACGGATGATTTCAATTCATCCATATCCTTTGATTCAAGGCTATATAAATACGATATAACAGGAAGTATTGCCCATGCAGAAATGCTTGGGCAATGCGGCATTATACCTAAAAGCGATGCAGATAAAATAATTACCGCCTTAAAGGAAATACTTGCTGATATTGAAGATGGAAAGATAGAGTTTGATGTACAGTGTGAAGATATCCACATGAATATTGAAAAAATACTTACAGATAAAATCGGTACTGTAGGTAAAAAGCTTCACACCGCCAGGAGCAGAAATGACCAGGTAGCCTTGGATTTTAAAATGTATATAAAAGACGAGCTTTTAAATATTAAGGAACTTTTATTCAAGCTTGAAGATTGCATATTAAAGCAGGCCGAAAAAAACATTGAAACCGTCATGCCTGGCTTCACCCATCTTCAGCCTGCACAGCCGGTAACCTTTGCTCATCACCTCATGGCTTATTTTGAAATGTTTAAGAGGGACATGGACAGATTATCCGACTGCTATAAAAGAACGGACGTTATGCCTCTTGGTGCCTGTGCATTGGCAGGAACCACCTATGATACCGACCGTAGGCTGGTGGCAAGTATTTTAGGCTTTGAAAGCATTACCGAAAACTCCATGGACAGCGTTTCTGACAGGGATTATGCCATAGAGTTCCTAAGCAGCCTCTCAATTATAATGATGCATCTTAGCAGATTCTGCGAGGAAATAATTCTGTGGTGCTCCAATGCCTTCAGCTTTATAGAACTGGATGACAGCTTCAGTACGGGAAGCAGTATTATGCCTCAGAAAAAAAATCCCGATATCGCAGAGCTTATAAGGGGCAAAACAGGACGGGTTTACGGCAATTTAGTCGGCCTTTTGACTGTGATGAAAGGCCTTCCCTTATCCTACAATAAGGATATGCAGGAGGATAAAGAGGCGTTGTTTGAAGGCGTGGATACGGTAAAAGCCTGCCTTATTTCATTTACACCCATGCTTGAGACCATGAAAGTTAAAGCTTTAAATATGCAAAAATCCTGCAGTCATGGCTTTTTAAATGCCACCGATGCTGCCGATTATCTTGTAAAAAAAGGTATTCCCTTCAGGGAAGCCCATGAAATAATAGGCCGCCTGGTATTATACAGCATAGAAAAGAATAAAACCTTAGAAGAGCTTTCTCTTGATGAATACCAAGACATATCAAAGACTTTCGCAGAAGATATATATGAATTTATCGATATCAAAACCTGTGTTGAGAGCCGCAAAACCTACGGGGGACCCTCCAGCGTCATGGTAAAGGAAGCCATAAAAAGAGGATGGGAATATATAAAGAAATAA
- the glpX gene encoding class II fructose-bisphosphatase — MLYTDLSMGIVRVTELAALSCAKYMGRGDKDLAFRAAVEGLRSAMIKLPIKGTVVVTESSADGDYILNKGDKLGVWKDDMPEYDIAVDPLDGAVLIAKGLPNAMSVIAVGPKGSLFKAPDVYMQKIVAGPEARGVIDINKSIDENIKNVAKALDKDISELTVIIQDRPRHEKLIRDARAAGARVKLFGEGDVAAALAALFDDTGVDLFVGTGGASEGVIAAAAVKCLGGHMQAKFLPKDDKEKDELSKLGIDNVDSVLTVDDLVKTQDVFFAATGITDCDLLKGVVYHENEMATTNSVVLRSKTGSIRFVEARHAIKKSTVNVFVKR, encoded by the coding sequence ATGTTATACACGGATTTATCTATGGGTATAGTAAGGGTTACCGAACTGGCAGCTCTATCCTGTGCAAAATACATGGGAAGAGGGGATAAAGACTTAGCTTTCAGGGCGGCTGTTGAAGGATTGCGCTCTGCAATGATAAAGCTTCCCATAAAAGGAACTGTCGTTGTAACAGAAAGCAGTGCAGATGGGGATTATATACTTAATAAAGGGGATAAGCTGGGTGTATGGAAGGACGATATGCCTGAATACGATATAGCCGTGGACCCATTGGATGGTGCTGTTCTTATAGCAAAAGGGCTTCCCAATGCCATGTCTGTAATTGCCGTAGGTCCTAAAGGGTCTTTGTTTAAGGCTCCCGATGTTTATATGCAAAAAATAGTGGCGGGACCTGAGGCTCGGGGCGTAATAGATATAAACAAAAGCATTGATGAAAATATAAAAAATGTCGCTAAAGCTCTGGATAAGGACATAAGCGAACTTACTGTAATTATTCAGGATAGGCCAAGGCATGAAAAATTGATAAGGGATGCCCGGGCAGCCGGAGCAAGAGTCAAGCTCTTTGGTGAAGGTGATGTTGCAGCAGCACTTGCAGCCTTGTTTGATGATACCGGAGTTGACTTGTTTGTAGGCACCGGAGGAGCATCAGAAGGAGTTATAGCAGCCGCGGCAGTCAAATGTCTCGGAGGCCATATGCAGGCAAAGTTTTTGCCCAAGGATGATAAAGAAAAGGATGAATTATCAAAGCTTGGCATAGATAACGTTGATTCTGTCCTCACTGTGGATGACCTCGTAAAGACCCAAGATGTATTTTTTGCAGCTACTGGAATTACCGACTGTGATTTGTTAAAGGGTGTAGTTTATCATGAAAATGAGATGGCAACCACAAATTCAGTTGTGCTAAGGTCAAAGACAGGAAGTATAAGGTTTGTTGAAGCCCGCCATGCCATTAAAAAAAGTACGGTAAATGTTTTTGTGAAAAGATAG
- a CDS encoding aspartate kinase, producing the protein MAIIVQKYGGSSVQSMDGIKQIAEKIIARKNKGHKMVIVVSALGDNTQSLVDDAHSITATPDNHELEIIKAAGEMVSSSLLAIVLKSLGHDCVSYTAMQLNSNSSVSRGMASFPGLDEKIINRALNQNKVVILSGFQGIDKLSDTASIGKDAADITAIVISARLNGICEIYTDAEGIYTIDPKLYKRPKKLDVISYEEILELISLGADIINSRAIELAEKYNVPVYVAHSGKDEKGTYIKEVEFVDNKPITGIAISDSDAIITLEGVPFVSNTLADTFESIAEQKISVDMISQTTPIEGKVYISFTIPKKDIDACKTILNNILPGIKINIDEEITKFSVVGMGMKSASGVASRLFKLLSINNIQIKMVTTSEIRITCAIEHKDKLKAVQIVAREFGL; encoded by the coding sequence ATGGCAATTATCGTTCAGAAATACGGAGGATCTTCAGTGCAATCCATGGACGGAATTAAACAAATTGCTGAGAAGATTATTGCCAGAAAAAACAAAGGCCATAAAATGGTTATAGTAGTTTCTGCTTTAGGTGACAATACCCAAAGCCTCGTAGATGATGCGCATAGTATAACCGCTACCCCCGACAACCATGAGCTTGAAATAATAAAGGCTGCCGGAGAAATGGTTTCCTCTTCGCTACTTGCCATAGTTTTAAAATCATTAGGACATGATTGTGTCTCCTATACGGCAATGCAGCTAAATTCCAATTCGTCGGTCAGCAGAGGTATGGCCTCCTTTCCCGGTCTTGATGAGAAAATCATCAACAGGGCATTGAATCAAAATAAAGTTGTAATCCTTTCCGGTTTTCAGGGCATAGATAAATTAAGTGATACCGCTTCCATAGGCAAAGATGCTGCAGACATAACGGCAATTGTTATTTCGGCAAGGCTTAACGGTATATGTGAAATATATACGGATGCCGAGGGGATTTATACAATTGACCCCAAATTATATAAGCGTCCTAAAAAATTGGATGTAATAAGCTATGAAGAAATACTGGAATTGATAAGTCTTGGTGCTGATATAATAAATTCCCGGGCAATTGAGCTTGCTGAAAAATATAATGTTCCCGTTTACGTTGCCCATAGCGGAAAAGATGAAAAAGGAACCTACATAAAGGAGGTTGAATTTGTGGATAACAAACCTATCACCGGTATTGCAATAAGCGACAGCGATGCAATAATCACCCTTGAGGGTGTACCCTTTGTATCCAATACTTTGGCCGATACCTTCGAAAGCATAGCAGAACAAAAAATCAGCGTGGATATGATAAGCCAGACCACCCCAATTGAAGGCAAGGTATATATATCATTTACGATACCTAAAAAGGATATCGATGCCTGTAAAACAATTTTAAATAATATCCTTCCGGGGATAAAAATAAATATAGATGAAGAAATAACCAAGTTCTCCGTTGTGGGTATGGGAATGAAATCGGCCTCAGGCGTTGCATCCAGATTATTCAAGCTGTTATCTATAAATAATATTCAGATAAAAATGGTTACTACCTCTGAAATAAGGATTACCTGTGCCATAGAACACAAAGACAAGTTGAAAGCAGTTCAGATTGTTGCCAGGGAATTTGGACTGTAA
- the thpR gene encoding RNA 2',3'-cyclic phosphodiesterase produces the protein MRVFIGIDFPEDIKKEIIEIQKFIKDSSISGRWKYIDNFHLTLKFVGETTQDKIAIIHKKVEEELKEYKSFNIKTGALSCFKGKDSLRVVYLSLEDNDDELKGLAEIIDGCCSSAGIEKEKRIFTPHITIAQDVVLKAGFPSLKAQLENRGSLSIDVDGVYTFKSEQIGNKRVYTKINCIKLK, from the coding sequence ATGAGAGTATTTATCGGTATTGATTTTCCTGAAGATATCAAGAAGGAAATAATTGAAATTCAAAAGTTTATAAAGGATAGCAGCATAAGCGGAAGGTGGAAGTACATAGATAATTTTCACCTTACATTAAAATTCGTAGGAGAGACAACACAGGATAAAATAGCTATAATCCATAAAAAAGTAGAGGAAGAATTAAAAGAATATAAAAGCTTCAATATAAAAACAGGTGCTTTAAGCTGTTTTAAAGGAAAGGACAGCTTAAGGGTAGTTTACTTGTCCCTTGAAGACAATGATGATGAGCTTAAAGGGCTGGCAGAAATAATAGATGGCTGCTGCTCATCAGCAGGTATCGAAAAAGAAAAAAGAATTTTTACTCCCCACATAACCATAGCCCAGGATGTAGTTTTAAAAGCCGGTTTCCCGTCATTGAAAGCTCAGCTTGAAAACAGAGGCAGCTTATCAATCGACGTAGACGGCGTTTACACATTCAAAAGCGAGCAAATAGGAAACAAACGGGTGTATACCAAAATTAACTGCATTAAACTGAAGTAA